GTATGAGTAAATGGACAGATATGATCTTTGACAGCATATGGAGGAGATTGGGATGACAAATTAACAGTTGTTGGGTGCTACATGGTCAGATACTGTAAATGAATAAGTAGATGGGAAAATGATATATGGGTTAATTACAAGTTAGATAGCCACTCAAATTAGTTTTTGGTAGCTAGATGGATTTATAATGAACATTTGATAAGGGCAGCTGAACAGGATGGGTGGAAAATATCTGTGAAGATGGGCAAATGCAATGACATCAATGGAAGAGCAGACATATCTTTTAGAGAATTAATGCACAATTAAGAATATAAGTAGATGCAAGGAAAATTTAATGGATCCATGGATAGATAGGATGGGTTGGGAGATGATCAACAGAATGATCATTACAGGATGGCAATTAGTTGATATATGAATAGACAGCTAGGTGGAAGATTGGATAGATATTGGATGTTGGATGCATATACAGAAAGATTGTATGAGGAACAGACACTTTGGGTGAGGTGCAGAATAAGTGAGTGGACAGAAATTGCTTTTTGGACCTTTGTGGCTAGTGAGCAGACAGTTAATTGGCGAATGGGTGGACAGTAAGATACGATGACTCATTGGAGCATAAATAGATTATACATCAGTGGAAAGATAGATGGAGGTAGGGATGGATGGAGAAGTAATGGCTAGATGCAGAGATATATAAATAGTCCTGTAGATGCTACACGATGGGTGGGAGGCTGCAGATTACATGACAATGGGCAATAGTCACCATATGGGTTGATGCATGGTTGCTGGAGAATAGCTGAACGGAGAAGTAAATTGATGGATGGGTTAATTGCTAGATGGTGGATGGTTGAATGGTTAATGCAGCCGGTTAGGTGGATAGTTAAATGGGAAGATGAATGGGCAGATATTATTATTTGAAGCTTTCAGATCAGTGATTCTGAACTTTTGTTTAGACTCTGTTAGTAAATTACTCTACTTTTTAGGCAAGCAAACTGCAGAATTTCCATTTGAAGAATTGACGTAAAGTAACCAATAAAGACTGCAGATTAGATATTCAGAGTAAATACTGAATATTTTAATACAAGAAAGGGAAACATTTGCTTTCATCATCAATTACTTACTGGGTTAAGTGATACTATGGACCTTATATCTGTTTCCTAGAACAATCCACTTTTGTTATGttttcttacacacacacacacacacacacacacacacacacacacacacacgcagtagGTTTGAAGTAACCAGTAAATCTTCATAAATGTTCAGTGTTATTGAAAATATAGAGCAGCTTATGCATGGCCTTTGTGTATTGTGTATTATCTAAAGTTAATTCACATTTCTTTGGGTTGTTATCCAGACTTGGAGATTAGACCAAAGGCACAGGTATGTAAGATGTAAATTAAAATCGTCATTAAACATCCAGCCTCAGAGTAAGATTTATGTAGATTAGAGGCCAAATACACAGGAACATTGGCTATAAATTAAAGAGTAATATCATCATCAAAAATATTGAGCAATTTGTTAGGCTCTGGGGAAGAACTTGGTGAATATTAGATTTATCAATGTATAGCCTCATTACAGTGACATTGTCATATGCTTGAGTGTGTTTTATGTAATTGGACACACAAACAGGTCAAAGAAAAAGTGAAAGCTAGGTGAAAAGACAGCAAACAGTATTGTGCATCCCAAAAATCTGGGGCAACATCTTCAGAAGGGGAATGATTCTCTGGAATACCGGCCGGCCTGGCTGAGTTTTAGAGTTGATCTACATCGAGAGGCACACTGATTCTCACTGCAAGTGTCTGTCTAGGAGTCTGATTAAATACATTAACCAATTCTCTTTGCTGGATAAGCTGTGTCAGCTTTATTTTTGATTGTTGTGCCATTGCAATGTCAGATTAAGAGAGCTGTCACAGGGAAAAGTGTTTGAaagcacactctcacacagaatAAACAGTTATACTTCAGGAGATGATTtgcacaggaaattaggaaaattTTTACAAGAAGTAAGATTCTGACTAAAGTCTTTCACACATTTAAGTAAAATCCTTGATTCCCTGAAGACCTGAGGACATGTTTACACTCTACTTTTTATAATCCAAAGTTTTGCTTTCCCCACTTTATTACAGTGGAATCAATATCTCTGCTGTAACACCTCCATGTGTGATGAAAAGTCTCTATCACCCTGCCCTCAACATGTCTTTGATGAATACATTGTAAATTTACATTGATGCATTTTGAGGTGGTTCCATTCGATGAATTACAGTATGAGTTGCATCTAAATGAATACATGAATTTAGCAGTTTTCTATGCAAAATTACTGTACACAATGATCAAACCGAACTGAAACAAAGATTATGCATCTGTGTAGTTTATGCACCATACAAGAAAAGGAGCCCTGGCCCACTACCAGGGTTGGAAACTCTCTGCACCATTGCTTCTCCTGTAAAATACCATTTCACTTCTCTGGCACTGATCAAAATGTGCACTAGAACAATCTGTATATAGTGATCCGGCTCAAAGTTAGTGAGCTGATTCTTGTGTCAATGGAACTCCATAGCCTGCCGAACATCATTGTTCATAAAATGAATGCTACTGATATCATATGTCTACAGTTTTGTTTTAGAAAGATCTATTTTTGGAGCTTTTGAGATAGTTGTTCTTATGTACTCATATGTTTTATGTAAAAAAAGCCAATAAATTGAGAGTGTTTGTAATCGGTGTGGTGTACTTTATATCGGTAACAGAGGGTAAAGTAAAGATCCCTGACGTTTTGTAGCTGAGTTCATGGAAAGGTGAAATTGGGGTAGAATTTACTGCACCCCAGGAGCATTCCAGAGACTCATATCAAATTCTGGATTTTCTGGAGATCaataattatatatttttatatggCCTCATGACAAGCGCCAAGAGTGTGTGCCTTGAAGTGTATACTCTGCTAATGGTATTTCCAGCGTAGAAGACAGTTTCATGGAGTGATACAGTACAGAagcagactctttggcccactaTGTGGATGTTGATTATTATGGAactgtctatactaatcccatttccaGACATTTGGCCTTTAATGCCTGAACCATGCGGGTGCTCATTCAGATACATCTTAAGTGCTGTGAGAGTACCTGCTTCCACCTTCTTTTTCAACGTGTTGCAGATTACAaccactctctaggtgaaaaaAAATCTTATTCCAGTTCCCCACTAACTCACAGAGCCATacaaactggcccttcagcccaatcaaGATACTTGtctaagccagtcccatttgctcATATTTGACCCATTTCCCTCTATCCATGTACAGAGGTTGTTTAAATGTTGTCATTGTACATGCCTcaacttcctttggcagctcattccatatacccaccaccctctgcataaaggTCTTGTCCCTCAGGTTCCTGTGAAATCTCTTCCTTCTCAACTTAAAGCTGTTCCTTCTAGTTCTTGGGGAAAAGAGTGTGCGTTCACGCTGCCCCCTATACTCCTCACTTTAAGTCTATGCCCTCTGTTTCAAGAATAATCCTGCTTCCTAGTTGATCCTTTTCTTATTTCCAATCAGACTCTTAGAAAGTGAGTAACCCTGACACCAACGCCCAGCGATTGTTACCTTGAATTAATATTAATCTCTAGCTTTGAAGCGTTGCAGCCCTTTCCCTAATGGTGGTTATTGTTCCTTCCTGCAACAGCTTGTTTTAGCATTACTAGTGAAAATTTTAGAATTGGCTATTAAGAGTGGAGATGGAATCTTGATTCAGACCAAGTGGAAGTGGATGGTCCCTTTATGAAACAGTGAGCTTTCTATTTTTATAGTTCAATTTACATGGATGCTTTCTATTGCTCATCAGACTGAACCAAACAAAAGATGTTAGAAAAACCCAGTTGTGGAACGGGAAATGATCAATGtttcagatttacaaactggtGAATTCAAGAGATGCAAGTAGATTTTCAACTTGCCAGATTTATTGGATTATGTTCATGCTTTGCTGGAGGACATTAACTCTATTCCTTAACAAACTTTGTTGAACAAACCTGAGTTGTTTCTCTGGAGGAAATACCtctgagaggagacctgacagaagtttataaaattatgagaggcggaGATAAattggacagccagaaacttttccCCAGGTAAGAAATGTCAAGTACTATAGACCATGTATTTGAGGTGAtagagggaaagtttaaagaaatTATGCAAggaaaatttttcacacagaaagaaTGGGCCGCCAGGGATTCTGTAACTACCCCAATTCAACAGGACCTTGTGTGCTGTACTCTCCACACCTTACCTCCTACCTTTATTTTATCCATTATCCTCAAAGTTTTCTTTTCTTGCTCTTCAGTACCAGAGACATTTTTTGCTCTGCTTGACATCCAATACATCATGTTGTTAGACCAAAAATCCCATTTTGCCTGAGATTTTATTATCCTGACCTCTCCATCAAGTTACCGATGTTGACAGATTCACTGTAGAAAGCATCCCATCTGGTTGCTTTGCAGCTTGGGATAGCAACCACTCTGCCCAAGAGCACAGGAAACTGAAGAGAACTGTGGACATGGCTGATCACGTAATGAAAACTAGGCTCCCCCTCATTGACTCTGTCTATATTTCCTGCTGTcttaggaaagcagccaacataatcaaagaccattCCCCCCAGTATTctttcttcaccccccccccccatggggcAAAAGAACAAAAGCCTGCAAATACAAACCACCAGACTCTAGGACAGCATCTAGCCCACTGTtaccagactcttgaatggagctTTCGTAAGCAAAATGGTGAACTCCCGATCTCCCAATTTACCTCACTGTGACCCTTGCACTCTGTCTAGCTGCAGTGCACTTTTCCTGTAATTGCAACTTCAGTTTGTAGATGAACTCTATACAAATGGGTCCTTTTGAAGCAAGTTAAATCTTAAATTGCATGATAAAAGAAGATACTGTCTAAAACAAGGTTTGATCTATCCTCCCAAAAGATTATCCTTTTGACAATGGGCTAAGGGGAGACCCAGTCTGAAACTTTACTTGTAACTATAATTGAGGTCTATTTCTCCTTTTGCTATCTTGGTGTAGTTGTGTATGAAATCATTTGACAGCACAGCAAGGAcacaaaagcttttcattgtatctcactacatgtgacaataataaaccgatagcaataataataatcccACTGGATGTCAATGCAGCAGTTCAGagattggatttattgagaatgggGCTGAAGGCTGTAATCTTCTGTTTTAAGGATTACATTGGTTTGATCTCCCTTGGGGTCACCAATAAATCTCCAGTGGAGTTCAATGTCCACACAGATGACGACACCTCCAGGGCCGTTATGCACTTTTGGTAGAAGTTATATTGGAGCTCACAGGGACATAACAGTCACAGATTCACACAAAAGCTGACAGAAGTGAGCAGTGCTATCTGAGTGGGGTTTATAGATTCTTTCTGTAACTGTGGCATGCCCCTGGATTCTTCAACATCTTATTGACGTGCTAATTGGTATGTTAATTGCCTAATGTgcagatgagtggtagaatcttgggGGAGGTGATGGAACTGTAGGGAGAATAGGCCACAGGAATATTAGTGGTGTAATAGAATTGCTTTGCTGGCTAGCATAGTCTTGATGGTATTGGTTTACTATACAAAATTACTGTACTAAAATACAGTGTAAAGCTTTTGTTTTGCATCGAGCTAATAAAAGAAACCAGAGTGTAGAATATatagttacagttacagaaaaagtgtaATACAGAGAGGAAAATAAATGCAGGGCCACCTCGAGGTAACTATAAGTTTATCTATTTGTTtatgagaggtctgttcaagagtctgataacaatgggaaTGGTAGCGGTCTTTGAATCTGATATTATAAAGAAATTCAAGACTTTGCTAAAAATTAGCTTCTTCCAGAAATATTAATCAAGTGTTTACATTGAAAGTAGCCCAAGTTACAAATTTCAGGGTCACCTCTGCTTACGACTTATGTACAACTAGGTGGAATACAACTGCTGGATGTTGTGGAGCTGTAGGCATCATCAGCTGTGCGGGAATTCGGTTTGTGGCTGCACTTTTGATTTGCAATCTGTCCGGCTTACAAACGATTCACAGTGATGGAACGCTGCTGTAACTTGGGTAGGACCTGTACTCCAAATGACCACTTTCATAAACAATGCAGAGAGGTGTTCACTGCTCTGGAACAGAACCCAAAGGGGCAAAGAGTGAAAAAGGAGCATGAGAAATGAGTGAATGAGAGTCCCCAGTAACGTCTGCCATTTTTATTGAACTTGTCACTTCTCTGCATACAGGTAAAACTGAATCAACGTTTTGGGTTTAGTCAGATGACAATGCTGGTTTTCGTTATCTGTGGCTGAGCTGATTGATTCTCTGCAGCCCCTGGCGGTTGTTGATAGTCTTGTGCACGGTGATGAGGAACGGGAAAGCTGAGGGGAGCTCCACACGGCTGCTGAGATTCTGGTGCCCCCAATGCAAACACTGCAGTTTATCCGCCAGGTCTCTCCGTCCTGCCCGCTCCAGAGCCACCTGTAGCCGTTTACTTTTATTCTCTTGGTCCTTTGACTTTTCATACCTGAAACAATTTTTCAGAACTATAAGGTACAAACACAGCAGAGAcctggcagaccaattgaataattactttggttctgtcttcactaaggaggacataaataatcttccagaaatagtaggggacagagggtccagtgagacggaggaactgagcaaaatacatgttagtagggaagtggtgttgggtaaattgaagggattaaaggcagataaatccccagggccagatggtctgcatcccagagtgcttaaggaagtagcccaagaaatagtggataatttttcaaaactctttagattctggactagttcctgaggattggagggtggctaatgtaaccccactttttaaaaaaggaggaagagaaactggggaaacatcggtggtggggaaactgctggagtcagttatcaaagatgtgataacagcacacttggaaagcggtgaaatcatcggacaaagtcagcatggatttgtgaaaggaacatCATGTCTGAcggatctcatagaattttttgaggatgtaactagtgtgcaaacttaaagcacacggtattgggggtaaggtattgatgtggatagagaattggttagcagacaggaagcaaagagtgggaataaatgggaccttttcagaatggcaggcagtgactagtggggtaccgcaaggctcagtgctgggaccccagttgtttacaatatatattagtgacttggatgagggaattaaatgcagcatctccaagtttgcggatgacacgaagctgggcggcagtgttagctgtgaggaggattctaagaggatgcagggtgacttggataggttgggtgagtgggcaaattcatggcagatgcaatttaatgtggataaatgtgaagttatccactttggtggcaaaaataggaaaacagattattatctgaatggtggccgattaggaaaaggggaggtgcaacgagacctgggtgtcattatacaccagtcattgaaagtgggcatgcagatacagcaggcggtgaaaaaggcgaatggtatgctggcacttatagcgagaggattcgagtacaggagcagggaggtactactgcagttgtacaaggccttggtgagaccacacctggagtattgtgtgcagttttggtcccctaatctgaggaaagacatccttgccatagagggagtacaaagaaggttcaccagattgatttctgggatggcaggactttcgtatgaagaaagactggatgaactaggcttgtactcattggaatttagaagattgagggaggatctgattgaaacgtataaaatcctaaagggattggacaggctagatgcaggaagattgttcccgatgttggggaagtccagaacgaggggtcacagtttgaggataaagggaaagccttttaggaccgagattaggaaaaacttcttcacacagagagtggtgaatctgtggaattctctgccacaggaaacagttgaggccagttcattggctatatttaagaaggagttagatatggcccttgtggctatggggatcagggggtatggagggaaggctggtgcagggttctgagttggatgatcagccatgatcataataaatggcggtgcaggctcgaagggccgaatggcctactcctgcacctattttctatgtttctatgtttctagtagagctgctgcctcaactCCCGAGGCACACATTCCTTCCTGacttcaggtgctgtctgtgtggagtttgcacattcaccTTGTGGCCAGGttaatttttctcatgttagagcATGGCGAAGTGGCTAAGGCATCAGTCTGgtaatctgaaggtcgctagttcgagcctcagctgaggcaacgtgttgtgtccttgagcaaggcacttaaccacacattgcactGTGACTTCAGCAGTGCCAAGCTCtttgggtcctaatgtccttcccttggacaatatcggtggtgtggagagaggggatttgcagcatgggcaactgccggtcttccatacaaccttgcccaagcctgtgccctggaaaccttccaaggcgcaaatccatggtctcacgagactaacggatgcctaatatAATTTCTCTCAGATGTTCCAGTtttttccacatcccaaagacatgcaagttgaaagttacagcacaggaacaggcttttcaatccatgatgttgtgctaaacAAAATCAGCTAAAGATTCCTAATTCAAAGCCTTCTGTTTGCACGTGGTCCATATCTCTGCATATTTATATGCCTATTTAAGAGCCCCTTAAACTCCTCTATGCTGCCCTAAGCTCCAGCGGAGTCACAGGGAGTAACTAAACACCTCCATCATATTGCCTCCAGCATCATTTGGGTTACTTGG
This genomic stretch from Mobula hypostoma chromosome 6, sMobHyp1.1, whole genome shotgun sequence harbors:
- the wu:fc50b12 gene encoding uncharacterized protein wu:fc50b12 isoform X2: MANRAQEDAVINVKFIQELAKDLGFQWTLVAFELGFSRADIGRFQAASMQKYVQAKKMLENWYEKSKDQENKSKRLQVALERAGRRDLADKLQCLHWGHQNLSSRVELPSAFPFLITVHKTINNRQGLQRINQLSHR